A part of Escherichia marmotae genomic DNA contains:
- the xapR gene encoding DNA-binding transcriptional regulator XapR, producing the protein MERVYRTDLKLLRYFLAVAEELHFGRAAARLNMSQPPLSIHIKELENQLGTQLFIRHSRSVVLTHAGKILMEESRRLLVNANNVLARVEQIGRGEAGRIELGVVGTAMWGRMRPVMRRFLRENPNVEVLFREKMPAMQMALLERRELDAGIWRMATEPPAGFTSLRLHESAFLVAMPEEHHLSSFSTVPLEALRDEYFVTMPPVYTDWDFLQRVCQQVGFSPVVIREVNEPQTVLAMVSMGIGITLIADSYAQMNWPGVIFRPLKERIPADLYIVYETQQVTPAMVKLLAALTQ; encoded by the coding sequence ATGGAACGCGTATACAGAACAGATCTTAAGTTGCTCCGTTATTTTCTTGCCGTAGCGGAAGAGTTGCATTTTGGCCGCGCAGCAGCGCGTTTAAATATGTCTCAGCCTCCGCTCAGCATTCATATTAAAGAGCTGGAAAATCAACTCGGCACGCAGCTTTTTATTCGCCATTCGCGCAGCGTCGTACTGACACACGCGGGCAAAATCTTGATGGAAGAATCGCGTCGATTGCTGGTGAATGCAAATAATGTATTGGCTCGGGTTGAACAAATAGGTCGGGGAGAAGCAGGGCGGATTGAACTCGGCGTAGTGGGAACGGCAATGTGGGGACGGATGCGCCCGGTTATGCGGCGATTCCTCAGGGAAAATCCTAACGTTGAAGTTCTTTTTCGCGAAAAGATGCCCGCGATGCAAATGGCCCTGCTGGAACGACGTGAACTCGATGCCGGGATCTGGCGAATGGCGACAGAACCACCGGCAGGTTTTACCAGCTTACGGTTGCATGAATCGGCGTTTCTGGTGGCGATGCCTGAAGAGCATCATCTCTCATCATTTTCCACCGTCCCACTGGAGGCGCTACGTGACGAGTATTTTGTTACAATGCCGCCTGTGTACACTGACTGGGATTTTTTGCAGCGAGTTTGCCAGCAGGTGGGATTTTCACCGGTTGTTATTCGCGAAGTTAATGAACCGCAAACGGTACTCGCCATGGTCAGTATGGGTATTGGTATCACATTGATAGCGGACAGCTACGCACAAATGAACTGGCCAGGTGTCATTTTCCGTCCGCTCAAAGAGCGCATCCCTGCGGATTTATATATTGTTTATGAAACACAGCAGGTGACGCCTGCGATGGTTAAGCTGTTGGCAGCATTGACACAGTAG
- a CDS encoding DUF1427 family protein has protein sequence MKDILFSSGVGFGIGALFTIVRLPIPVPNVLPGILSIVFMYVGYLVVKYFMP, from the coding sequence GTGAAAGATATTTTATTTTCTTCCGGCGTTGGTTTTGGTATTGGTGCTTTATTTACAATCGTGCGCTTGCCTATTCCTGTACCAAATGTATTACCGGGTATATTATCCATTGTGTTTATGTATGTCGGATATCTGGTGGTGAAATACTTTATGCCATGA